CGATCCCCAACCCCTTCGGTATCGCAAACTCCTCGTTCAGCGATCGGATTTCAGCAACAGCGGCGTCTGCGGCATCCCCCGTTGACATGCCCGACGTTTCAACCCCAAGTGCTGCGGCGATGTCTGCGTACCCATCGACAGCATGAGACCTGTTGAATGCCATTACGTCCGGTAGCAGGATTGCGTTGGCAATCCCGTGGGGGATATTGGCTTCCGTTGAGAGCTGATGCGCGAGCGAATGGACGGCACCCAGTCCTTTCTGAAATGAGAACGCCGCCATTGCGGAAGCGATTAGCATTTCTCCGCGTGCCTTGACATCGTTGCCATGGTGGTAGGCTTGGCGGATGTTTTTGCCGAGTATCTTCAACGCTTGCAGCGCGACACCTTCGGCAATAGGGTGATACCGCGTCGCTACATACGCCTCAACACCGTGCGTTACGGCGTCCATGCCTGTCGCTGCCGTCAAACCGGGAGGCATACCTACCGTCAGTTCCGGGTCGAGCAGTGCGACAGACGCCATGTTATGCGGCGTACCAACCGCGCGCTTTCGATGCCCCTCGGTGGTGCTTCCAGACGTATCGGTGATGATTGACCCTTGCGATACTTCGCTGCCTGTGCCTGCCGTTGTTGGTATACAGATGAGCGCGGGAAGATTGCTGCTAATGCGATCAATCCCACCTGCATCAAGGTAGTAACTTTCTAACGGCGGTTCGTGGGTTGCCAGGATACGAATTGCCTTAGCGGCATCCATAACACTTCCACCCCCGACCGCAATTACCACATCGCAACCTTCAGCTCGATAAGCCTCCAGCCCTTCGAGGACGCTGAGGTCCGTCGGGTTCGGTTGAACTGCGTCGAAAATTGCGGAATCGATCTGTGTCTTCTCTAACGGTTCAACAGTTTTTGATAAAATGCCAGCGTTTGTCACCCCTTCGTCTGTAACAATGAACGGCTTTTTCCCGTCGAAAGCACGGACATGTTCCCCTAAGTTTTGTATTGCGCCAGCACCAAATTGGATTGATGGGGGTGCCATTTGTTCTCCGTTTCTGGATTTTTCGCTAGGGCGTGTTGACATTTTGATATTGCTAATTTGGCAAATGCTATAATCATCGGCAATCTGCCAAATGTAGCACAAACTGTATGAAGATTAATTTTTTAATTCGGTAATTTCCGAGCGGCGTCCGGTGCGGTTGGAAACCGCACCTACCGGGCCTGGGGGAAAATATAGAATTACCCAATTATTTTCTGAAACCTCATACAGTTTGTGTTGCTAAGATCACAATCTAACAGATCGTGGTACAAAAGAATACCTTGTTGGGTTTCATTGTATCTATAAGCAGGTGTTGTTGAATGACCGGGCCTCTATATTTCTGTAGGTCAATTTTCCAAAATCAACGGTTAGGTGTCGAGATGTGAATCTCGACCTACAGGTCCTCCGTTGCCGGTGAGATGGCTTCTCGTACCATATTTATGGTAGATTTTAGAATTACATAGACACTCCTAATGCACAGCCAACCCCCTAAATCCCCCAACCCCCCTAGCCCCNNNNNNNNNNNNNNNNNNNNNNNNNNNNNNNNNNNNNNNNNNNNNNNNNNNNNNNNNNNNNNNNNNNNNNNNNNNNNNNNNNNNTTTACTCTCTCAGACTAGAGATGGGTATCCAGAGTCCACCTGTGCCTTGTACTAGTAACTTTTGAAAAGGTTCATCACGCCCGATAACGTTGACGCTAATCTTTTCAGACTTTAGTTTTCTTAACACTTTTTTTGGGGAATATGAACCACTTACATACTCATCCGTGACCAAGATGAATCGCCGTTCTGCCCCTCGACGAAACTTTACTTTGGCTGCTGCTTGGACCAGAGCATCAAGTGCCTTTTCCCCACCTCGGCAATGTATGGCTGCTAGTTTCTTTTTTACTTCCGTAATCGAGGTGGTTTGGGGCGTAACTTGAAAGTCCCAACCTAACAGGGAGAAACTGGTGCCATCTCGGAACGCCACCAATCCAACGGTGAAGTCTAAGTCCGCTGTTTTGAGGAGATCAGTCATCTGGCTCAGATGATTGCGCACGGCGTCAATATCATTCCGCATACTTTTGCTGGCATCAACAACGAAGACGATATCAAGGGTATCGCCTCTGCGCGTTTTCAGGAGGTGATGACCTATCTTGACGAGTGCCACATCTGGTTGCGTCAAGTGGCTAACCTCAGAAAGCGTCGTCTCGTTTTCTAGACCGAGTGATACCCGCGTTTGTACGTGCCCACTACCACGGACTACCCCGTCGCCACGCCAACCCTCTCCCTGTGATATTCCTTGATTTGATGGCTCAAAGGAAGCGTCACCGACCGGAGTTTGTGCTGTCGCTAGCGGAATAGATTCTTCCGTCAACATTGAAAACGATTGTTCATCTGGATGATTACGCGATGCGGCTGTGTCAATTTGCGGACGAGGCGGGTGCAGCACCGTATTATTCGCGATGACTGACTGAGATTGAGGCGCTGAAACCGTGGGGTTTGGGAAAACATGTAGTGGCCGCTGCAATTTTCTCGGCACCGGTGCTCGAGGCTGTGAGAGAATTTCAACCTGCACAGATAATTCATCCTTCCCCTGTTTCGGATCTCTCTGAACGGTATTCAATGTCCCCATGCAAATCATATGCAGTATCAGTGAAAACAGAAGCGCTTTTGATAATTTTCGCCTGCTTTGCGTACGCCGTTTCATCAGATCACATCCTTTGATTTTTCAATCCAGCGTTCTCAGCATCAACTGTAAC
The sequence above is drawn from the Candidatus Poribacteria bacterium genome and encodes:
- a CDS encoding iron-containing alcohol dehydrogenase, whose translation is MAPPSIQFGAGAIQNLGEHVRAFDGKKPFIVTDEGVTNAGILSKTVEPLEKTQIDSAIFDAVQPNPTDLSVLEGLEAYRAEGCDVVIAVGGGSVMDAAKAIRILATHEPPLESYYLDAGGIDRISSNLPALICIPTTAGTGSEVSQGSIITDTSGSTTEGHRKRAVGTPHNMASVALLDPELTVGMPPGLTAATGMDAVTHGVEAYVATRYHPIAEGVALQALKILGKNIRQAYHHGNDVKARGEMLIASAMAAFSFQKGLGAVHSLAHQLSTEANIPHGIANAILLPDVMAFNRSHAVDGYADIAAALGVETSGMSTGDAADAAVAEIRSLNEEFAIPKGLGIAGLKWERIPKIAKDAMLDHCHKFNPRPCSEVDMSDLFKAAF
- a CDS encoding VWA domain-containing protein encodes the protein MKRRTQSRRKLSKALLFSLILHMICMGTLNTVQRDPKQGKDELSVQVEILSQPRAPVPRKLQRPLHVFPNPTVSAPQSQSVIANNTVLHPPRPQIDTAASRNHPDEQSFSMLTEESIPLATAQTPVGDASFEPSNQGISQGEGWRGDGVVRGSGHVQTRVSLGLENETTLSEVSHLTQPDVALVKIGHHLLKTRRGDTLDIVFVVDASKSMRNDIDAVRNHLSQMTDLLKTADLDFTVGLVAFRDGTSFSLLGWDFQVTPQTTSITEVKKKLAAIHCRGGEKALDALVQAAAKVKFRRGAERRFILVTDEYVSGSYSPKKVLRKLKSEKISVNVIGRDEPFQKLLVQGTGGLWIPISSLRE